The region taacacaggaaccTCTTCttagtgctctgcgatgaccagTGTGGGAAAAGAACCCAAAAAAGAGcagatgcatgtatgtgtatgactGGTGTACTCTGCTGCGCAGTAGAGCTAAAGCAACACTGTAGATCAGCTGTgcttcagtaaaaattaaaaacaaaatttagttgTTTGTAACAGTGTCAGTGGGCCAGCCTGTGCCCAGTGGGCTGTTAGGTTGCTTGGCTCAAGATTGAGGCTCAAGGTGGAGTGGTATGAGTACCCTGGCAGACACGCGCAATGTGGGTGCTGCATCTACACTTGAGAAGTGGTTGCTGTTCTGATTTATTTTCCTGTGAAATGTTGTTTGGCAACTAATGGGTTTTTAAACTGTGTTCATGACTGGCCTTAGACTCTCTAACATTTATTCCCTAAAGAAGATGACATCCTTATGTCCAAGTTACATTTTAATCGAATAGGACACATGTTAAAGCTCTGAATATACTGCATATGCAACGATGTAAAAAATTGCTATGGCTATAAATTCACATAAAATATGTATGGAAGAATGATTGgtgtcaaagttttaaaaaagcaccAGCACATTCAAAGAAGTAACAATTTTCTatgtaaaaaaaatagaagtcttCGTTTTCAGTAAGAAACAttggaaataggaaaaataagtataatattAAAAGACAATAAAAGATTTTTCCATTAAATTATACACTAGTAACCATCCAGTCCTTCCAAAACAAGTTCAAAGTTCCCTTGAAATGACTCTAGAcagtattacttttaaaaaaggagtGAACACCCTCCTGAAAAAAAGCCAGTCCCAAATATTTTGGAGCTCAGTTTGAGAAATACGGTCTTTTCTGGCTTAgagtttgttctgttttgttgttaAGATACACTGAGAGTTGGATGCATTCTGTCAATGCTTAGAGGTTAGTGGGAGACTTTTTTTATGTCTCTGCCTGTGTTCACACACTCCTGATCTTGGCATTTTTTGTCCACTTTAATAGCCATAGAAGCAGTTGTACATACTTGTAGGTTAGTGTGGCTTCTTATGACACATCTGCTTAAATCATCACAGTTCTGAGTAGAAGTTTTATGTGGCACTTAAGAAAAACTGATCCCAATTTGAAAGGTAGAAGCCCTTTGAATAGATGCTGTCAGATTATTTAATTTTGTGTCATAATTGATCCTaggattttaattttgtatttttgtagcaaaaaaatatatatagatccAAGAGACTTACCTAATTCTGATCTTAATTCTATTACTATCTACCTGTAGGGCTTCAGAAGTCATTTTAGTACTTTGCTGAAGCTGCTAATCTTTTCTGTAATGGTCCAGTGAAGAAGGCCATCGTAATAAGATGTTCTCTGGaagcatttacatttttaaagaacagtGATTTATTTACTGTCTACTTTCTTTCATCCTCTAAAGGAAAACATACTTTTTTATTCCTCTAGTCTTTTGTAAATAAAGAGTAGCTCCTGTTATACTGATAAATGACTCCTCTTTGGAATGAGCATTCCTGAAACTTTAATAAAgtagaaagaaacaggaaacgAGTTATCTTCCAACCTGTTTAGGTAGGCAAGGCCACAGACTAATAGCGACAAGTTAGAAAACAGGCCTTTGATGTCAGGTTCCTTTTAGCACTAAGCCTGCTAGCACTGAGAAATCTCATTCTTTTCCTCACTCTATTCCCATATTGCCACTTGATTTCCTCATTGATCAAGTTCGCTTCTCTGTAGACTAGAGTTAGTGTGATTCTTTAGACTCGTTAACATTTGTCTAGGCATTCCTCCCCCTGCTCCCCGCCAAGCAAAGTTAAATTCTCTTCCATGGCTTCATTTTCAGATTGTACAGTATGTTTGGGTTGGAGTTTTTTCCAGCTCTTTTGAGCTGAAATCAGAAATTGAATTgataaagaatactggaattaCTTGAACGTAAGATTTTGACCTTTACTGGAGGAGGAAGGTTGTTCAAGTTTTAATTGATTCATTGTTATATCTCACTTTATTCCTGGAAAGGACTTAAGGTAACAGTTGTGTACAAAGATCATTTATAGCCAGACTTGATGAGAGAGTTGCAGACATTCACTTTTCACCTGCCATTCACTCCGTGAACTTCTGACTCTCCTCTGTTCATCTGCTGCAGTTCCTTGCAGCAGAGCACCCGGGGATCTCCAGCACTaactggactcttttttttttttttttttcctgctgcacAGCTTGGCTTGttggatcttagtcccctgaccagggattgaaccccagcccccATAAGTGAGAAcccagagtcctagccactggacagccagggaagtcccctggaaagAATTCTTTATATGGCCTTGGGTAGGGTGTGTGATTGCTCTTTACTTTTATGTgcattttttctgattataatcgTAAGATATGCAGTATATACTTGTGAAAATTCTGGAAAAAGACATCATAATCTCTGTCCAGAAAACTTTATCCTCGTTGAATTTCTGTCGCAACTGTCTTGTTCCTTTCCTCTTGTTTCTCTTGGCCAGACCTGGATGCAGCATTTCTTAAAACTGAACTTACCTTTTCCCCTGCTCCATACTAACAACTCACCTGCTTTTGTCGCTGTCTCACTAGAAGGTGCCACTCTTTACCAGGTTGCTGTAGCCATGAGGAGCCATCCTTGACTCCCTCCCTCAGCCTCCATTTATAATCAAGCGCTAAATAAAATCGTGCCTATTTTTCGTTTCTAATCCATTTACTTCTGTCTCTCCACCTTCTCTGGGATGCTGATTATTTCtcacctgcctcagtttccccaaaaaCACTGTCTAACTTTTGAACTCGTAGGACTTTATCTTCCTTCTCGGCTTTTCTCGCCTGTTTCTGTGCCCTCGAGACTAAACTTGGTGCTGATGGTCCCTCTCCTCCTTTCACAcactccttccttctctgtcctCTCCCTCCACCTTCTTCCCTCATGGACTGTCACAGCACCTGTACTGTCCCTTATGAACACATAGCACACTCTATATTGTAATTGCCTATTTGATTTTACTGTCTCCttaaacccgggttcgatccctgggtcaggaagatcccctggagaaggaaatggcaacccactctggtattcttgcctggagaatcccatgggcagaggagcccggcaggcgccagtccatggggttgcaagagttggacatgacttagtgactaaaccaaccaaGGGCAGTAACTGTGTCTTACTCATAATTGCACCACTGAAGTCCAGCCCTGAGtgtttattaataaatttttgaGAATAAATGGATAGAAATAAATGGGTGGCAGTTAGTATGAAAAAAGTTTGAAGCTGTTTCGTTAGTTTTATGGCTCTGCCTACCTTAAAATTTGTATCTTAGGTGATAATTTTGGCTTTAATCTACGTGGTCCTGTGTTAATGGCCTGTGAACAAGCTTCCAAAGTTTGAATTATGaaagggcaaggcaggagtgggctCCATGACCTTGCATCTCATTGATGCAAGGGGTTAGGCTTTGTAGAGAGAAAATATGGCAGCTGAAACTAGGGCAATTGGGTAAGGGATGAACAAGAAGAGGAAGCCATTTTTAGTGACTTGGTGATTGGATGGGAGGAGGAATCGAAGTGATTTCAACTTTTCTAGGTACTTGGTGCTGTCATTAAGTAGTCATTTTGAGTTTTGAGATTCTTTCTGACATCCAGGTGAGTATGTCTGTTAGGCGTGTCATAGCATATAAAGCTTGGGAGAGCATACCACTGGAGCGTCATGAGTCTGTGGTCATTAAAACTGTGAGGTCACTTAGATATATAGCTTAAGAGTAATAATGGTCTAGAGAAAGAACTCTGAGGAATACATCAGTGTTTAAAgactggagaagaaaagagagctggaaaagcagtgcaAAGAAACTGAGGAGTTGGAGTTGGACAGAAATTTGGCAATAAAATGGCCATTGACTTTTGTGTGTGGgttttaaagagaataaaaagtaAGAAGATGGGTCTGTCCTGAAGAGTAGATGCTTCAGTGTGGACTGAATGGTGTTGGTCAGTTCCACCTCATGCCTGTCAGTagcccagccccccagcccaAACCAGAACCCCACTGACACTCTTAGATCTAACACATGACTGACCTTTAAATTCTCTTTCAAATTAAATCTAAGGTTAAAAACAGATTCTTGGCCCAgtcccagaaattctgattcaacGAGCACAgggatcttaatttttttcaaggaCATTTCTGAGCATCTAACAAACACTCATGTGTGGGTAGGTGCTATAAcccacattttatttaattgcaAGGAATCAGGAGTTTATTGTGGTGAACTTTTCAAATACAGTTGTGTGAAGAGATTGGCAACCATGGAAATCTGACTGGAGCTTTCTGCAGTGCCTGTCTGTACTTAAGAGAGTGAGATGGGGTGGCGGGTGGGCAAAGTGCCAGTCTGATGTAATCTCTCAGAgatgtaaaatttttattttacggATTTTTGCAGTAGATGCCCTCTATCATCCTCGTGCTTCAAAACTGATTTCAACCCAACCTCTTAATTTTTGCATGTTTCTCTGAGTCTTGCCAGCATTTTACTGTCTCAGGGCCTTCAAACCCAGCAAAGGAAGGGCAAGTGGTTAATACCTCAGCCGTCCTTCAACCAGTGCCTTCAACCAGGCACAGGACTCCAGCCTGTGCCTAAAGGTTCTACTTCCTTCGGGGGTCCCACAGAAGCACCATTTACTCTCTAGCAGTCACCCTGGTTGCATCAAATGACCTTACTGgcttttttccttccctgttgGACTTGTCCTCACTCCTGTTCGGTGGGATCATCTACTTTAAGCCTACTAAAACCTTGTCTATTAGTAATGCGTTAGTTGAGCTGACTTTGCAGGTTCACATACACAAAAGCCTTCTGTAATCACATTAGTTTCTTCCAAATGTTGCTGTCTGTCAATAATAGCACCTAAAATACTGTGTGGGGGAGGAAGGCGAAGAGAACATAGCGTGCAGTGCAGAATGGCGCACACGTTGCTGGAGATGAAATGTATTCACAGGCGTTCTGCAGTGAGACCATCATGTGCGAATTGATTGGGCTTTTCAGCACCTCAGTTTCTTACATTTTACATGGGAGGTATTGAAGAGAGATGAAAAACCAGAAAATTGTTGACACAGAGGGCACTAGGAATGTAAGAGAGGcctcatattcatttattttactcatatatatatatatatatatatcatcttcTTGAGGAATTCTGGGTAACTCCTTGTAAAACTGACCTATAGAATATAATGATTCTGtattctataaaatataaagCTGCTAAAAATGCTTCAGTGCACACAAGGAGGTAATCTCAACAGATGTAGGCTGTAATTGCCAAAGATCAGAAACAAATCAGTCTCATCTATTTCAGGGGTGTCTGTACTTTGTGTGCCTTAAAAGTAAGGTTTCTCTTTACCTAGCTGGAAGATATTCATATCCATATTTCTTCTTTTAGCTGACACTGGACTCTAAGAATTAAATTTGAAATGAAAGTTAAATCTGTTCTGGATAATCACTTTCATTCTTGATGGATAAAACTGCTATCTGAAAGCAGTCACTATGAAGGCTGCCACAGTGCAGGCCTGGTAACTGTTACGGAGTGAATGAGAAAGGGATGTGACTGACTGCCCCATGTGTATGTCTTGGACTGTATCCCTAGGAACAAGAGTGGGTTGAGAGCCCACATACTTAGACCTGTGAAAGCCCTTGCCTCACTCCCTCCAATCTGTGACTGCAGGTGTTCATTTTGGgctgtagttttattttatggGAGACCAGGCATCCCGACAAGACTTGTTTTTCTCAATCCAAGGTGTTCTGTATAGCAGTGGGATATCTTGGCATACAAACTAACAAAATCATTAAATAATCTAGTATCTCAgtttagctcagtcgtgtccaactctgcgaccccatggactgcagcacgccaggcttccctgtccatcaccaactcccggagcttacacaaactcatgtccattgagtcagtgatgccatcgaaccatctcatcctctgtcgtctccttctcttcctgccttcaatctttcccagcatcagggtcttttcaaatgagtcagtccttcacatcaggtggccaaagtattggagtttcagcttcagcatcagtccttccaatgaatattcaggactgatttccttggggatggagtggttggatctccttgcagtccaagggactctcaagagtcttctccaacaccacagttcaaaagcatcagttctttggtgcttagctttctttagagtccacttttcacatcgatacatgactactggaaaaaccatagctttgactagactagTATCACAACCCCTCAGTTACCATTTCAACTCAGACCCGGAGAGgaagtgacttacccaaggtaAAATTACCCTGTCTCGCTAATTAGTGATATGAAAAGGACTAGAACATATATCTCTGAATGTAATTATCTTTGTAATTTATAAAATGGTTCCCATCTCCACCCCTGCCCAGGGAACAAAACAGGAACTTTTTTCCTGAACCAGTCAATTAATGAAGATTGTGGACTTTGTATTTTATCTGCAGAAAATTTGACAGTTAAGAGCTTGTACAGATAGTTAGTTATAGATGTCTAAAATATTCAACAGTAAGAATAGCTTAGAAAGCAATATAACAATTCTGATAGACTGTTTTGCAATCAATAAAATGCTAGTTATGGTGACTTAGAAAAGCATTAATATACCAGGGATTTTGGATGGATTTCTTTTATCCTATTGTTTCTTCTATACTGTGTCTTATACTGATACTTAAGTGTCTTAGTAAGTTCaaatttctttacatttaaagtacTAATTTTATGTATAGAATGTGAATTAATGCCGGTCTGAAATtcctttagtcactcagtctgaaatttattttccagCATGTAAACCATGGAAAgtagttgtttttgcttttgttattctTGATTTGTATATGAAAAACTAGTGGAAATGAGAGTTGGTAGAGATTTAGTGAACTGAAAGATAATGTTTCTTTTACTTGCTAGAACCATGTGaatataagttttttttaaaaaagcttttctaaaaataaaatcagactcTTAATCAAATGTGTATTTCCTTCTTGTAGAACCTCTGTTATGCACCTTAAGCCATACTGGAAACTCCAGAAGAAAGGGCAACCTCTGGAAATCGGCACAGGAACTCTGAGAATTCCTATGAGCCACCAACGGGCTATCAGCGATAAAGAATGCAAAGCTAGGCGTATGAAATCAAGTGTCTTTCCTTCAGCCTCTCTTGGTAAAGCATCATCTCGAAAGCCTTTTGGAATCCTTTCTCCAAATGTTCTGTGCAGTATGAGTGGGAAGAGTCCTGAAGAGAGCAGCTTGAATGTTAAAACCAAGAAGAATGCACCATCTGCAACAATCCACCAGGGTGAAGAAGGGGAAGGGCCGCTTGATATCTGGGCTGTTGTGAAACCGGGAAATACTAAGGAAAAGATAGCATTCTTTGCAGCCCACCAGTGCAGTAATAGAATAGGatctatgaaaataaaaagctCCTGGGATATTGATGGGAGAGCtactaaaagaaggaaaaaatcagGGGATCTTAAAAAAGCCAAGATACAGTTAGAAAGGATGAAGGAGGTCAACAGTAGATGCTACCAGCCTGAGCCTTTCGCATGTGGCATCGAGCATTGTTCTGTGCATTACGTGAGTGACGGCGGGGACGGCGTCTATGCCGGGAGGCCTCTGTCAGTCATACAGATGGTTGCCTTCCTTGAGCAAAGAGCCAGCACTCTGCTAGCCAGTTGTGCAAAGAATTGCACTAACTCACCTGCTGTGGTGCGGTTTTCCGGGCAATCCAGAGGTGCACCCCCAAGTCCCGAGCCTTTGTCCGCCCCAGGAGCATGTGAAGAACCTGCAGAAAGGAGAAATCCTGAGGTTGGTGAACCACAGAGCGAGCCCGTCCGTGTCCTCGACATGGTAGCCAGGCTGGAGTCCGAGTGCCTGAAGCGGCAGAGTCAGCGGGAGCCCGGGAGCCTCTCGAGGAATAACAGCTTTCGCCGCAACGTGGGCCGCGTGCTACTTGTGAATGGCACCCAGGCTGAGGAAGGCAAAGCAGACAAAGGCGCCTTGGAGGTTCCTGACACTCAGGTGAAAACTGTGGGGTCTGTATCTGTGGGCTGCAGCCCCTTAAGAGCTGACCTTTGTTCTCCTCAGGGGGCCCAGGCCTGGGATGGCGCGCCTCGGGGCTGCCCCTCGGTGCCGGCAGGCGTGAGTTTGCACACAGACAGTGCAGAGTTCGAGCCAGATCAGCAGACTGCCATGAAAAGCAGCAACAGGCACGATGTGGAAATGACAGAGGAACTTGTTGGGCCACCTTTTCCTCCTCTCACCTGTCCCCAAGCCATTGAATTGCCCACAGATGCTGTTGATGGCATTAGTGAAGAGCTTGTGCCACTTGCTAACCAAAATTCTGATCAGCGCAAAAAAGAATCTTTGTGCATCAGTATCACTGTGTCCAAGGTAGAGAAAGACCAGCCTTCCAGTTCGGAGTCCTGTGAAGACCCACTTCCAGGGATGCTGTTTTTTTTGCCATCTGGTCAGCACCAGGCAGGCCATTCGCAGTCAGATGAAAGCACAACAGAAGAGTCTTCCGAGGCCAGTCAGCTTGAAGAGGCTGCTGGAGGTGATGGTGCATCTGAGGAAAAAAGTATCTCGGTTGATTCATTTGTCCCGCTGGCCTCTCCTGTGGAAAGCACATTACCAATGCTTGAGGCGTCCAGCTGGAAGAAGCAGGTGTCACATGACTTTCTGGAGACTAGGTTTAAAATCCAACAGCTTTTAGAGCCTCAGCAGTATATGGCTTTTCTGCCTCACCACATCATGGTGAAAATCTTCAGGTTACTTCCTACTAAGAGTTTAGTGGCTCTTAAATGTACCTGCTGCTATTTCAAGTTTATCATTGAATATTACAATATCAGGCCAGCAGATTCTCGCTGGGTTCGGGATCCACGCTACAGAGAGGATCCGTGCAAGCAGTGCAAGAAAAAATATGTGAAAGGGGATGTGTCCCTGTGCCGGTGGCACCCCAAGCCCTACTGCCAGGCCCTGCCCTACGGGCCGGGGTACTGGATGTGTTGCCACCGGtctcagaagggcttccctggctgtaAGCTGGGGCTCCATGACAATCGCTGGgtccctgcttgccacagctTTAATCGGGCAATCCATAAGAAAGCAAAAGGGACTGACACTGAAGAGGAGTATTGAAATGTATGTGCGAGGCAACAGACCGATTTCAAAACCTGCAAACCACCACCTAGATACACCATTTCAATGAGTGTTGCCTCTGAGTCATCACTCCAGGAGAATCTCTGCTACTCCATCAGGACCGCCATTGCTCAGGCATCTTAAATCTCTGAATTTATGATCTGTAAGAAAATTGGTCTCATCATTTTATAGTGGTGCCTCACGTTTGATTCAGGGTTGTATCCCATGGTTTGATTCACCTGGCTGTGAATAACTATGCCTGTTTTCCCAAATCAAATCCTTGAGGACGAAGACTTGCCACCATCAAGAATGTTCAGCAGAGTTCATCACAGACTGTGCAGGCAATCCCCAAAAAAGGGTTCCGGGAATGTTTAGAGCACTGGCCCTGTATTTGAAATAAGTGAATAGTGTCCTGTGAAAAGAATAGCAGTACTCTTGGATGAAAAGTATGCTTACAAAGGAAAAGTCAGGCACCTTACTTAGACCTTGTATGCTTGATCTGTGAGGTTGATGTTTGTGATTGGAGATGGATTTCATGCCCTGTGGTGTTTACAGTGTATATAATGGTTGTGTTTTCCTAGGGCTATGAAAGTGCACATTAAACCCGAGCGCCTTTACTTTAGATGAGTGCTTTTGGCCCCTctgtaaataacattaaaatcCAGTTGTAAATAGTGGATGCAGACTGAACGTAATCACCACAATGCAGCTAGGATAGTGTTGCAGCTACAATCGTGTGGGTTGCTTTGTTTTTtgggaggttggggggggggggtctcatcTCAAATTTGTACATCCTGTATAAAATATGAATGTTTCCCAAATAAACTATGAATGTTTTCTGTATAATATATGAATGTTTCTGAGAAGAAACTCTAAATAGTTAAGAGGTTAACCTGTTGAAAGGATACCAAATAATGGTTTAACTGGACAACCTTAAAAATTAGCATAGAGAGCaatcttttgttatattttagtGATTCATCAAGAATGAGAGAATATTATAGTCAGATTATAACATTTTTGTCTATTCTGTCtggttacaaatttttttttcaataaaaacatgCATCTTAAGTGGAACCTGAGTTTTGcagatttgtttccttttttgaggTAATATTAGAGATATTGTAAACTGAGTCCCAAGAGTCTAAAAAATTGAGTTgttgggagggggagagagaataCCACTGGAAAGAGGCCATCTTCACTTAACAGTATGAGCTGACATTTTTACAAACCTTTAACACTTACTTTGCATTTGTCTGCCCAGGACTGTCTTTATTTCCTATTGGATGAGGTATTATTATCTATGCATGATGAGTTAATTATTTAGAAGTCAGTGAGGATTTATTCAGACCTGTGTTCATGTAATGCTTGGTGGGGCTGAAAAGTATCTGGCCCCAGAAAGCTGCTGTGGAGGACCTGCAAGCTAGGTTGGCTTGAATTGAGTTGAgttgagttgagttcagttcagtcgctcggtcgtgtctgaccctttgtgaccccatgaactgcagcacgccaggcctccctgtccatcaccatctcccggagttcactcagactcaacgtccatcgagtctgtgatgccatccagccatctcatcctctgtcgtccccttctcctcctgcccccaatccctcccaacatcagggtcttttccgatgagtcaactctttgcatgaggtggccaaagtacttgagtttcagctttagcatcattccttccaaagaacacccagggctgatctcctttagaatggactggttggatttccttgcagtccaagggactctcaggagttttctccaacaccacagttcaaaagcatcaattcttcggcatcagctttcttcacagtccaactctcacatccatacatgaccactggaaagaccccagccttgactagacggaccttggttggcaaagtaatgtctctgctaatcACCAACAAAGCCTTGCAGCTGCATCAGCTCCCGGCTGTCAGGAAGCACTGGTGAGTGTTCCAGGGGCGGGGCTGATGACAATGATGAAGACTGCGCTGGTCCCACAGAAGGATGTGAAGGTGGAGGAAAGCTTTGGCCAGGACTGCCAAGCAGAGTGGGGCAAGGCTGGAGTCGAGGGAGCCAGGTTCACCTGTGGTGTGGCCACAGAGCGGCTGCTTTCTGCCCTTACCCTTGGGCAGTAGCTGCTCCTCCCTGAAAAGGGGAAACTAAAACTAGGAAGTGTCTCTGGACGCTGAGCAAGCAGGCACATCGTGATACCACCGACACGCTTGGCTGGAGCCCTTCTGTGACAGGACCGACAAGGCCGTGGAGGCGGACTTCCCCCTCAGGCTGTTGGTGTCCTTCTCGTGACTCACCCTGCCGACGTAAGGGCGAGTGCTTCCCATCCCCAAGGCTGAAGTTCCGGCACTTGCCCTCCCCTGTGGTGTGCTCTAAAGCGGCCGACTCAGTGGGCCTCCCTGATGTGAGGTTTGTTTTACTCGATTCAGGAGTAAAGGGTGCACTCACAGGACTTCACACAGCTTGGTGTGCGGAAAGCGCCTAGTGTCTGTCAGCTTTCACTGTTACTGGCGCGTGGTTCTGCATGAGGCCACGGTGCTTCTCCCAGGTCAGCCATCCTGGATCTGGTTTTCATGTGGGACACAAAGCTGCGAGTGAGGGCCTGGACTGACAAAGAGCAGGAGACGAGAAGGCCCAACCCCATCTTGGCATGCAATTCTTCGGGTCCTCAGAAATCACTGATGACCCCTTTTGAACCCGATGCAAGACCCAGTTCCCAGGGGTGTCTGTGTGAATGGTAAGAGAACTTCGGGAGGTGGTGTCTGAGGGCACCTCCTCCCTGGTCTTCGTTTCTGGACGAGATGAGTGTAGCTTTTCCCCTTAGGAGAAAGATGCTGTGCTTGAGCCCCCTAGTGCCAGGCTGGGGAAACCAGTTCACTTCTCGCTTCTGCAGCACCGCAGTGCTCCCTGCCTGACTGTAGAATCCTAGACTCATAAGAAAGGAAATACTGTGGCCATGAGGACCCTAGGCTCACCCCAACTCCGCCCCTGTGGGGACCCAAAGGAAGAAAACTTACCCCTTCAGCTTTTGCTCAGAGGGTCTGAAATACTTGGCCTATCAGCTCTCTCCCACCCCTCACTTCACCGTTTGAAAGAAAATCCAGAAAGGAAAGGGCAAAAGGGCCaaggttaaacatttttttcaggccTTGTCAAAATGACTCACATTAATATGGCCACGTAGAAGGCTCATTCACAATCGAGCACGTTCCCTGCCCTAGCACACTGACAACTCTGCACAGGAGGCATCTCCTCGGCAGCCCCCACCCTGTCCTGCCCAGCTGGTTTGCCTGGTAGTGCCTCTACTGCCTCTCGTGTGTCTGGACTCCACTCAGGGCTTGTGGAGGGCAGCTTGGCCGTGCCCTCGCTCAGCACCTCACACCCAGTGCGCGCACGTGCCATAAAAACTTTTACACCTCTTGAGTCGTCATGTGGATGTGAGGGGTGCTGGCCAGCTCTGACTGCTCCACTGTAACTCCTAGTAGGAGAAACATGAAGAGGGATGAAGGGACCTGGGAGGACCTTTGCCTCTGGCCACGGCTAGTCCCGGGGAACTTTCTTGGTGAGGGTTGCTTCCGTAGCCGCGCTGGCAGTCTTGCTGGGTGACTCAGCTGTGTTTGGCATGATCTGGGCTTTGTCATGTTTTCCCCGGCAGCAGGTTCCTCACCTTCCCGACTGCAGAAGGCTGTGAGTTGCTAGGTAAGCTTGATCTTGGAGTTCCCTTCCTGGATTCTGTCCAACCACCCTTCTAACTTGGACTTGTCAGGGCCTCCCTGCCAACCTTTATGAACTGGCCTGATTTTTTATTATGTGGGTCTTCCTGGACATTCCCCCGCCCTCACCCCCCACTGCTTTACTAGCCTCTGTTCCTTCTTCACTCAGCAGACTGGCTATTCTTCCTCTCCTACCTCCCACAGCCTATCTCAAAAAGACTAAAGCCCATCTGTGCCAAAACCCTGCTGTACCATAGACTGCACCAGTAACCAGAGCTGGTATTACCTAGCCCTTCCTGTCAGGTACCATGTTGTGTTTACATAAAGGCGTTCTCTGCCACGCACAGCAACTGGCACTCAGGGAATCTGACAGTTTCTATCCCGGGTGTTGCTTTGGGTTCAGACAAACTAGTTCTGCAGTCTCCGTGACTGGCAAAAGGACCCTCACGGGAAATGTGCAGTCCCTTCTGACATGCACCTAAGTGTGTGGCCATAGTTGTCTGCATAACCTCATGGGAAGAGCAAACATCACTGTGGTTATGAACCCTTGGGGGACTTCCGGTGTATGTACATCTAACTCGTTTAGGCAAAACCCAGTTAGGCAGTAACACCTATTCTAGGTGGTTTGCTTGACCTGGTATTATTcagtatctcagatggtaaagaatctgcctgcaatgtaggaggc is a window of Ovis canadensis isolate MfBH-ARS-UI-01 breed Bighorn chromosome 7, ARS-UI_OviCan_v2, whole genome shotgun sequence DNA encoding:
- the FBXO34 gene encoding F-box only protein 34, with amino-acid sequence MHLKPYWKLQKKGQPLEIGTGTLRIPMSHQRAISDKECKARRMKSSVFPSASLGKASSRKPFGILSPNVLCSMSGKSPEESSLNVKTKKNAPSATIHQGEEGEGPLDIWAVVKPGNTKEKIAFFAAHQCSNRIGSMKIKSSWDIDGRATKRRKKSGDLKKAKIQLERMKEVNSRCYQPEPFACGIEHCSVHYVSDGGDGVYAGRPLSVIQMVAFLEQRASTLLASCAKNCTNSPAVVRFSGQSRGAPPSPEPLSAPGACEEPAERRNPEVGEPQSEPVRVLDMVARLESECLKRQSQREPGSLSRNNSFRRNVGRVLLVNGTQAEEGKADKGALEVPDTQVKTVGSVSVGCSPLRADLCSPQGAQAWDGAPRGCPSVPAGVSLHTDSAEFEPDQQTAMKSSNRHDVEMTEELVGPPFPPLTCPQAIELPTDAVDGISEELVPLANQNSDQRKKESLCISITVSKVEKDQPSSSESCEDPLPGMLFFLPSGQHQAGHSQSDESTTEESSEASQLEEAAGGDGASEEKSISVDSFVPLASPVESTLPMLEASSWKKQVSHDFLETRFKIQQLLEPQQYMAFLPHHIMVKIFRLLPTKSLVALKCTCCYFKFIIEYYNIRPADSRWVRDPRYREDPCKQCKKKYVKGDVSLCRWHPKPYCQALPYGPGYWMCCHRSQKGFPGCKLGLHDNRWVPACHSFNRAIHKKAKGTDTEEEY